In Glandiceps talaboti chromosome 14, keGlaTala1.1, whole genome shotgun sequence, a single genomic region encodes these proteins:
- the LOC144445204 gene encoding uncharacterized protein LOC144445204 encodes MSLLHELTTDGDAVGLETALQTTGLSIDDTDAACCGKTPLHWACYLGRLECVHVLLRYGANVMSCMSDGKLPAHCAAETGQLECLQVLLDTGCSVRVTDNFNDSPRRIAEIYGRKECIELLQRAEDKELEMEMADHGDTAECNQTQCVVGDNNCPEIKQEPIAISMTTAKRRRSSRS; translated from the exons ATGTCATTACTTCATGAATTGACGACGGACGGGGACGCCGTTGGATTGGAAACAGCACTGCAAACAACGGGATTGTCTATAGATGATACTGATGCCGCGTGCTGTGGGAAGACTCCTCTACATTGGGCTTGTTATCTTGGACGTCTcgagtgtgtacat GTGTTGCTCAGATACGGCGCAAACGTAATGAGTTGCATGTCTGATGGTAAGCTACCCGCTCACTGTGCTGCAGAAACTGGTCAATTAGAATGTCTCCAGGTACTTCTCGATACTGGGTGCTCTGTCAGAGTAACAGACAATTTCAATGATTCTCCAAGGAGGATAGCGGAGATATATGGTAGAAAGGAATGCATCGAGTTGCTGCAAAG GGCAGAAGATAAAGAACTTGAAATGGAAATGGCAGATCATGGAGACACGGCAGAATGTAACCAAACACAGTGTGTTGTGGGGGACAACAACTGTCCTGAAATCAAGCAAGAACCGATCGCAATCTCCATGACAACCGCCAAACGTAGACGCAGTAGTCGATCATGA